Proteins found in one Vicinamibacteria bacterium genomic segment:
- a CDS encoding 6-carboxytetrahydropterin synthase, translated as MAKYSLGVRRDFVARHYLVGGDFGAEGELHSHRYLAEIVLEGDELDGHGFLVDIVRIERALEKRVERYRDRTLNDLPELAGQNPGIEVLARVTAEALSREIPWNGIEALTVKIWESDEAWASYRIET; from the coding sequence ATGGCGAAGTACAGCTTGGGGGTTCGACGGGACTTCGTCGCCCGGCACTATCTCGTCGGGGGCGACTTCGGTGCGGAAGGAGAGCTGCACTCGCACCGCTATCTAGCCGAGATCGTCCTCGAAGGCGACGAGCTCGACGGGCACGGATTTCTCGTCGACATCGTGCGCATCGAACGGGCGCTCGAAAAGCGTGTCGAGCGCTACCGGGACCGGACCCTCAACGATCTGCCCGAGCTCGCCGGCCAGAACCCGGGCATCGAGGTGCTGGCTCGGGTTACGGCGGAAGCCCTGAGCCGCGAAATCCCCTGGAACGGTATCGAAGCGCTGACGGTGAAGATCTGGGAAAGCGACGAGGCCTGGGCGAGCTATCGAATCGAGACTTAG